A window from Telopea speciosissima isolate NSW1024214 ecotype Mountain lineage chromosome 8, Tspe_v1, whole genome shotgun sequence encodes these proteins:
- the LOC122670474 gene encoding disease resistance protein L6-like isoform X1, translating to MDQIVLPIFYKVEPRDVRNQTGGYAKAFQEHQNMGFDGTMVQKWKEAMREVGELDGWHSKEDTYEGKLIKTVVKTVGSTLNKRPLSISNNLVGIQLRIKEMLILLDIESNDRKIVGIHGLGGIGKTTIARAVYNTVFHHFEGCSFIANIRETAQQYNGLVHLQKQLIFDILKQENQDISSVDDGIIVIQQRFCAKKVLIVLDDVDQNIQVKSLVGDHKWFDVGSKIIITSRDKQILCVQEADEIYEPKVMNSDDSLELFSRHAFIRDQPLEDYLDLSKAMVKTTGGLPLALQVIGSSLYLKGKVVWEGMLKKLQKVPNYDVMERLKISYEALDDEEQQMFLDTACFFNGMDKEIVCHIWDGCGFFSQVELDALCVRCLVTISEKGELGMHDLLRDLGRYIVCQKNIDEPGKRSRIWSQEDVLDVLDTQTGTSNVKGLSIDFRSISTSQCLMSEGFAAMTKLRLLRVDYARFSGKFTHSFSEL from the exons ATGGACCAGATCGTCTTGCCCATTTTCTACAAAGTTGAACCAAGGGATGTGCGAAACCAGACCGGGGGATATGCGAAGGCCTTTCAGGAACACCAGAATATGGGTTTCGACGGGACAATGGTGCAAAAGTGGAAGGAGGCTATGAGAGAGGTTGGAGAATTGGATGGATGGCATTCGAAGGAGGATAC GTATGAAGGAAAGTTAATAAAAACAGTTGTTAAAACAGTTGGGAGTACATTGAACAAGAGACCCTTGAGTATTTCTAACAACCTAGTTGGAATCCAACTTCGTATAAAAGAAATGTTGATACTGTTAGATATTGAATCTAACGACAGAAAAATTGTGGGGATCCATGGCCTCGGTGGCATTGGAAAGACAACGATCGCTAGGGCTGTCTACAATACAGTCTTTCATCACTTTGAAGGGTGTAGCTTTATTGCAAATATTCGAGAAACTGCTCAACAATATAATGGACTTGTTCATTTGCAAAAGCAACTTATCTTTGATATcctaaaacaagaaaatcaagATATTAGTAGTGTGGATGATGGAATTATTGTGATCCAACAAAGATTTTGTGCAAAAAAAGTTCTTAttgttcttgatgatgtggATCAAAATATTCAAGTAAAATCTTTAGTTGGGGATCACAAATGGTTTGATGTTGGAAGTAAGATCATTATCACAAGCAGAGATAAGCAAATTTTATGTGTTCAAGAAGCAGATGAGATTTACGAGCCCAAAGTAATGAATTCAGATGATTCTCTTGAACTTTTTAGCCGTCATGCATTTATAAGGGATCAACCTCTAGAAGATTATTTGGATCTTTCAAAAGCTATGGTAAAAACTACTGGTGGACTTCCCTTAGCTCTTCAAGTTATAGGTTCATCTTtatatttaaagggaaaagtAGTATGGGAAGGCATGCTAAAGAAGTTGCAAAAAGTTCCCAATTATGATGTCATGGAAAGGTTGAAAATAAGTTATGAAGCATTAGACGATGAGGAGCAGCAAATGTTTCTTGATACTGCTTGTTTTTTCAATGGAATGGATAAAGAAATAGTATGTCACATATGGGATGGGTGTGGTTTTTTTTCTCAAGTAGAGCTTGATGCTCTTTGTGTAAGGTGTTTGGTAACGATTAGTGAAAAAGGTGAGTTAGGTATGCATGATCTACTTCGGGATCTTGGAAGGTATATTGTTTGTCAAAAGAACATAGATGAGCCAGGGAAGCGTAGTCGAATATGGTCTCAAGAGGATGTCTTGGATGTACTGGATACACAAACG GGAACAAGTAATGTTAAAGGACTCAGTATTGATTTCAGAAGTATATCAACGAGCCAATGTTTGATGAGCGAAGGATTTGCTGCAATGACAAAACTGAGGTTACTTCGAGTCGATTATGCACGGTTTTCTGGGAAGTTCACCCATTCTTTTTCAGAACTGTGA
- the LOC122670474 gene encoding disease resistance protein L6-like isoform X2 has translation MDQIVLPIFYKVEPRDVRNQTGGYAKAFQEHQNMGFDGTMVQKWKEAMREVGELDGWHSKEDTYEGKLIKTVVKTVGSTLNKRPLSISNNLVGIQLRIKEMLILLDIESNDRKIVGIHGLGGIGKTTIARAVYNTVFHHFEGCSFIANIRETAQQYNGLVHLQKQLIFDILKQENQDISSVDDGIIVIQQRFCAKKVLIVLDDVDQNIQVKSLVGDHKWFDVGSKIIITSRDKQILCVQEADEIYEPKVMNSDDSLELFSRHAFIRDQPLEDYLDLSKAMVKTTGGLPLALQVIGSSLYLKGKVVWEGMLKKLQKVPNYDVMERLKISYEALDDEEQQMFLDTACFFNGMDKEIVCHIWDGCGFFSQVELDALCVRCLVTISEKGELGMHDLLRDLGRYIVCQKNIDEPGKRSRIWSQEDVLDVLDTQTVGNK, from the exons ATGGACCAGATCGTCTTGCCCATTTTCTACAAAGTTGAACCAAGGGATGTGCGAAACCAGACCGGGGGATATGCGAAGGCCTTTCAGGAACACCAGAATATGGGTTTCGACGGGACAATGGTGCAAAAGTGGAAGGAGGCTATGAGAGAGGTTGGAGAATTGGATGGATGGCATTCGAAGGAGGATAC GTATGAAGGAAAGTTAATAAAAACAGTTGTTAAAACAGTTGGGAGTACATTGAACAAGAGACCCTTGAGTATTTCTAACAACCTAGTTGGAATCCAACTTCGTATAAAAGAAATGTTGATACTGTTAGATATTGAATCTAACGACAGAAAAATTGTGGGGATCCATGGCCTCGGTGGCATTGGAAAGACAACGATCGCTAGGGCTGTCTACAATACAGTCTTTCATCACTTTGAAGGGTGTAGCTTTATTGCAAATATTCGAGAAACTGCTCAACAATATAATGGACTTGTTCATTTGCAAAAGCAACTTATCTTTGATATcctaaaacaagaaaatcaagATATTAGTAGTGTGGATGATGGAATTATTGTGATCCAACAAAGATTTTGTGCAAAAAAAGTTCTTAttgttcttgatgatgtggATCAAAATATTCAAGTAAAATCTTTAGTTGGGGATCACAAATGGTTTGATGTTGGAAGTAAGATCATTATCACAAGCAGAGATAAGCAAATTTTATGTGTTCAAGAAGCAGATGAGATTTACGAGCCCAAAGTAATGAATTCAGATGATTCTCTTGAACTTTTTAGCCGTCATGCATTTATAAGGGATCAACCTCTAGAAGATTATTTGGATCTTTCAAAAGCTATGGTAAAAACTACTGGTGGACTTCCCTTAGCTCTTCAAGTTATAGGTTCATCTTtatatttaaagggaaaagtAGTATGGGAAGGCATGCTAAAGAAGTTGCAAAAAGTTCCCAATTATGATGTCATGGAAAGGTTGAAAATAAGTTATGAAGCATTAGACGATGAGGAGCAGCAAATGTTTCTTGATACTGCTTGTTTTTTCAATGGAATGGATAAAGAAATAGTATGTCACATATGGGATGGGTGTGGTTTTTTTTCTCAAGTAGAGCTTGATGCTCTTTGTGTAAGGTGTTTGGTAACGATTAGTGAAAAAGGTGAGTTAGGTATGCATGATCTACTTCGGGATCTTGGAAGGTATATTGTTTGTCAAAAGAACATAGATGAGCCAGGGAAGCGTAGTCGAATATGGTCTCAAGAGGATGTCTTGGATGTACTGGATACACAAACGGTAG GGAACAAGTAA